Proteins encoded together in one Marinithermus hydrothermalis DSM 14884 window:
- a CDS encoding alpha/beta fold hydrolase yields MPKARVNGVALYYEVTGEGPVLVLLNGIFQRTELWEPLLAHLEGYTVIRYDMRGQGRSEAPEGPYPPEAHAADLDALLAHLGVSRYHLLGLSNGGVVAQHHAAQNPPGLERLVLACTLAHLDAAARAKVESWRAALLAGGTRLRMRVALPWIYGRGFLAQNPGLIEEAALEEAARFSPTPAAQRRLLEGFLTLGDLRPKLRRVRAPALVIAGAEDLLFPPAYAEELAAALPQARLVVLRGVGHVAPLEDPEGFARTVRAFLEGDDA; encoded by the coding sequence ATGCCGAAGGCCAGGGTTAACGGCGTGGCGCTCTACTACGAGGTGACGGGCGAAGGGCCCGTATTGGTGCTCCTCAACGGCATCTTCCAGCGCACCGAGCTCTGGGAGCCCCTCCTGGCCCACCTCGAGGGGTACACCGTGATCCGTTACGACATGCGGGGGCAAGGGCGCTCCGAGGCCCCCGAGGGGCCCTACCCGCCCGAGGCGCACGCGGCGGACCTGGACGCGCTTCTTGCCCACCTCGGGGTTTCGCGTTACCACCTCCTCGGGCTCTCGAACGGCGGGGTCGTCGCGCAGCACCACGCCGCCCAGAACCCGCCGGGTCTCGAACGGCTCGTGCTGGCCTGCACGCTCGCGCACCTCGACGCGGCCGCGCGGGCCAAGGTCGAGAGCTGGCGGGCGGCGCTTTTAGCTGGGGGCACCCGGTTGCGGATGCGGGTGGCCCTGCCCTGGATCTACGGGCGCGGCTTCCTCGCCCAAAACCCCGGACTCATCGAGGAGGCGGCCCTCGAGGAAGCCGCCCGCTTCTCCCCCACCCCGGCGGCGCAACGCCGGCTGCTGGAGGGGTTTTTGACCCTGGGGGACCTCCGGCCCAAACTCCGTAGGGTGCGGGCCCCGGCCCTGGTGATCGCGGGGGCGGAGGACCTGCTCTTCCCCCCGGCGTATGCCGAGGAACTCGCGGCGGCCCTCCCCCAAGCGCGCCTCGTGGTCCTGAGGGGCGTCGGGCACGTCGCGCCGCTGGAGGACCCCGAGGGGTTCGCCCGCACGGTACGGGCATTCTTGGAGGGCGACGATGCTTGA
- a CDS encoding alpha/beta fold hydrolase — protein sequence MLEYREVGQGQAVFLVHGNFAGKDWWREVLPQAPAGYRFIAPDLPGFGESPAPEGFTPSIPFYAEALEGFAEALEARNPVLVGHSLGAAVVMEAALRDPARYPALVLVAPAPPNGYPTPEAYYPVLASYRTDRAGLAQALRGIMPGRTPPYFEALVDLAQGMHPAGFEGNARALAAWSAAGRTGAYHGPVLVVWGTQDTLIPRAMAEATAQAFPRGRLVVLEGVGHSPMLEAPERFVEVLEGFLQEVEG from the coding sequence ATGCTTGAGTACCGGGAAGTAGGCCAAGGCCAGGCGGTGTTCCTCGTGCACGGGAACTTCGCCGGGAAGGACTGGTGGCGCGAGGTGCTCCCGCAAGCCCCGGCGGGGTACCGCTTCATCGCTCCCGACCTGCCTGGGTTCGGGGAAAGCCCGGCTCCAGAGGGGTTCACCCCGTCCATCCCCTTCTACGCCGAGGCCCTGGAGGGCTTCGCGGAGGCGCTCGAGGCTCGCAATCCGGTCCTGGTGGGCCACTCGCTCGGAGCCGCGGTGGTGATGGAGGCCGCCCTCCGGGACCCGGCGCGCTACCCGGCTCTCGTCCTCGTAGCCCCCGCGCCCCCCAACGGCTACCCCACGCCGGAGGCGTACTACCCGGTCCTCGCCTCGTACCGCACGGACCGGGCCGGGCTCGCCCAGGCCCTACGGGGCATCATGCCCGGCCGCACCCCACCGTACTTCGAGGCGCTCGTGGACCTCGCACAGGGGATGCACCCCGCGGGGTTTGAGGGCAACGCCCGGGCGCTCGCGGCCTGGAGCGCCGCGGGAAGGACAGGCGCCTACCACGGGCCGGTCCTCGTGGTCTGGGGCACGCAAGACACCCTGATCCCGCGCGCCATGGCCGAGGCCACCGCCCAGGCCTTCCCCCGGGGGCGTCTGGTGGTGCTCGAGGGGGTGGGGCACAGCCCGATGCTCGAGGCTCCGGAGCGGTTCGTAGAGGTTTTGGAAGGATTTTTGCAGGAGGTGGAAGGGTGA
- a CDS encoding MaoC family dehydratase, producing the protein MKFRVGDTASFSKTITEADLVLFAGVSGDTNPLHLDAEYAKATRFGARIAHGMLTASLISAVLGTRLPGPGGIYLSQTLQFLKPVFVGDTITATVTITAVHPERPVLTLKTLCTNAQGERVVEGEARVLYEPSERGKGGSKA; encoded by the coding sequence GTGAAGTTTCGCGTGGGGGACACCGCATCGTTCTCAAAGACGATCACCGAAGCCGACCTGGTGCTTTTCGCGGGGGTTTCGGGGGACACCAACCCGCTGCACCTCGACGCCGAGTACGCGAAAGCGACCCGCTTCGGGGCCCGCATCGCGCACGGCATGCTCACCGCGAGCCTGATCTCGGCAGTGCTGGGCACCCGGCTGCCCGGCCCCGGCGGGATCTACTTGTCCCAAACGCTCCAGTTCCTCAAGCCGGTCTTTGTCGGGGACACCATCACGGCTACGGTGACGATCACCGCGGTACACCCGGAAAGACCGGTGCTCACCCTCAAGACCCTGTGCACCAACGCCCAAGGGGAGCGGGTGGTCGAAGGGGAAGCGCGGGTGTTGTACGAACCAAGCGAGCGTGGGAAAGGAGGGAGTAAGGCATGA
- a CDS encoding ABC transporter substrate-binding protein, whose protein sequence is MKRVLVLAATLLGLALAQSTVKVGVLLPLSGVASVSGKAALNGIQLAVDEVNAQGGVQLELVVADSATDPSKAVPALTKLLTVDKVDIIIGGLASGVTYALAGPIQQHQPLFLAIGAASSVVEDAYANYPYFFHYHPWDYNNVQAALGFFRYLHEEKGARRVAILYEDGPFGSAGIQVYQKQLEEMGYAVQAEPYKAGSGQFTAILTRFKAFQPDILYWIGYDVDALPIAAQAREVGLRPKLIYGAPPSWPLGFEENPLSEGVAGMTAWLPTVANVESKAFVNAYKQKYGEVTEEYMAPLGYVILKSLAKALEAAGTTDKDAVARALAQVKMNTPFGPLAFGPSGTGKTRYQGFGTEIWFQFQYIKGDRYPVFPKERAVLELRYPAEYAEY, encoded by the coding sequence ATGAAACGGGTACTGGTATTGGCAGCGACGCTGCTGGGCCTGGCGCTGGCCCAAAGCACGGTCAAGGTGGGCGTGCTCCTGCCGCTCTCCGGCGTGGCTTCGGTCTCCGGAAAGGCGGCCCTAAACGGCATCCAGCTCGCCGTGGACGAGGTGAACGCGCAAGGCGGCGTGCAGCTCGAGCTCGTCGTCGCGGACTCGGCGACCGACCCCTCGAAGGCGGTGCCCGCGCTCACCAAGCTCCTCACGGTGGACAAGGTGGACATCATCATCGGTGGCCTGGCCTCGGGCGTCACCTACGCGCTCGCCGGGCCGATCCAGCAGCACCAGCCCCTCTTCCTCGCGATCGGCGCGGCCAGCTCGGTCGTGGAGGACGCCTACGCGAACTACCCCTACTTCTTCCACTACCACCCCTGGGACTACAACAACGTCCAGGCCGCGCTGGGGTTCTTCCGGTACCTCCACGAGGAAAAAGGCGCCCGCAGGGTGGCCATCCTGTACGAGGACGGCCCCTTCGGCTCGGCCGGGATCCAGGTCTACCAGAAGCAGCTCGAGGAGATGGGGTACGCGGTACAAGCCGAACCCTACAAGGCGGGGTCCGGCCAGTTCACCGCCATCCTCACCCGCTTCAAGGCCTTCCAGCCCGACATCCTGTATTGGATCGGTTACGACGTGGACGCCCTGCCCATCGCCGCGCAGGCCCGCGAGGTCGGCCTGCGCCCCAAGCTGATCTATGGGGCGCCGCCGAGCTGGCCGCTCGGGTTCGAGGAGAACCCGCTCTCGGAGGGCGTTGCCGGCATGACGGCCTGGCTGCCCACGGTAGCGAACGTCGAGTCCAAGGCGTTCGTGAACGCCTACAAGCAAAAGTACGGCGAGGTCACCGAGGAGTACATGGCCCCCCTGGGCTACGTGATCCTCAAGTCGCTGGCCAAGGCCCTCGAGGCTGCCGGCACCACGGACAAGGACGCCGTGGCCCGCGCCCTGGCCCAAGTGAAAATGAACACGCCCTTCGGACCTTTAGCCTTCGGCCCCTCCGGCACGGGCAAGACGCGCTACCAGGGGTTCGGCACGGAGATCTGGTTCCAGTTCCAGTACATTAAGGGGGACCGTTACCCCGTGTTCCCGAAGGAACGGGCGGTGCTCGAGCTCCGCTACCCGGCGGAGTACGCCGAGTACTGA
- a CDS encoding branched-chain amino acid ABC transporter permease translates to MELFVQTLLNGVLAAGVYALVASGLAIAVGVVGIVNFAHGEFLMAGAFASYWLYVARGADPLLSLGVAALALYLGGVLTYHALIRPVMTAPELNQMLLTFGLSVLLQNLALLLFGGDARVVHPPYQGSAVTLGPFSVGLVPLGAFGLSAGILAALYLFLHRSRTGLAVRAVAQNRVAPGLLGIETERVYALAFGLSAALAGVAGVMLSVMLYASPTVGFLYTLKSFAIVVMAGLGNITGVLWAALVLALAEAFVSTYVPGGGGWVEAVFFFVIFAALVVRSWRAA, encoded by the coding sequence ATGGAGTTGTTCGTCCAGACCCTCCTGAACGGGGTGCTCGCCGCCGGGGTGTACGCCCTGGTGGCGAGCGGCCTGGCCATCGCGGTGGGCGTGGTGGGGATCGTGAACTTCGCCCACGGGGAGTTCCTAATGGCCGGGGCCTTCGCGAGCTACTGGCTCTACGTGGCCCGCGGAGCGGACCCCCTCCTCTCGCTCGGGGTGGCGGCGCTCGCGTTGTACCTCGGGGGCGTGCTCACCTACCACGCCCTGATCCGTCCGGTGATGACGGCTCCCGAGCTGAACCAGATGCTCCTTACCTTCGGGCTTTCCGTGCTGCTCCAAAACCTGGCCCTCCTGCTCTTCGGTGGGGACGCGCGGGTGGTCCACCCGCCGTACCAGGGCAGCGCGGTCACCCTGGGGCCGTTCTCGGTGGGGCTCGTGCCGCTCGGGGCTTTCGGCCTGTCCGCGGGGATCCTGGCCGCGCTATACCTCTTCCTCCACCGCAGCCGGACGGGCCTGGCCGTGCGCGCGGTGGCCCAAAACCGCGTCGCTCCCGGCCTCCTTGGGATCGAAACGGAGCGGGTATATGCGCTCGCGTTCGGCCTGTCGGCGGCGCTGGCCGGGGTCGCCGGGGTGATGCTCTCGGTCATGCTGTACGCGAGCCCCACCGTGGGGTTCCTGTACACGCTGAAGTCCTTCGCGATCGTGGTTATGGCCGGCTTGGGGAACATCACCGGGGTGTTGTGGGCGGCGCTGGTGTTGGCGCTTGCTGAAGCGTTTGTTTCCACCTATGTTCCCGGCGGAGGCGGCTGGGTGGAGGCGGTCTTCTTCTTTGTGATCTTCGCCGCACTTGTGGTGCGCAGTTGGAGGGCAGCGTGA
- a CDS encoding branched-chain amino acid ABC transporter permease, producing the protein MRLVAAVFALAVLLPVLPLGGWRAFMLDAAQFAFIVTALALSWDLMARTGQLSLAHGAFFGVGAYATAFALHHGLPVPAALALGGMAAAASGVALGALTLRLLGIYFAIATLAFSEIARTLVLKAPVTLLGGPWGYPVPPAFEGAPLGSYFLAVGVLALAVGVSLIMERGRWRYATSATRQGEAVARVLGVPVVRVKLGVLAASSCVAGIAGGVYGLKTLFLTPYDAFGLARAVEALVIPIFGGLYTTAGPLVGGLVLSALENALRLGVGEGYLVVYGAILVLAVLFLPGGIVRLWRRRA; encoded by the coding sequence GTGAGGCTCGTAGCCGCGGTGTTTGCTCTTGCGGTGCTCTTGCCCGTGCTGCCGCTCGGCGGTTGGCGCGCGTTCATGCTGGACGCGGCTCAGTTCGCTTTTATCGTAACCGCCCTCGCGCTTTCCTGGGACCTCATGGCCCGTACGGGCCAGCTCTCCCTGGCCCACGGCGCGTTCTTCGGGGTGGGGGCCTACGCCACCGCGTTCGCCCTGCACCACGGCCTGCCCGTCCCCGCCGCCCTGGCTCTGGGCGGGATGGCGGCAGCGGCCAGCGGCGTAGCGCTCGGCGCGCTCACCCTGCGCCTCCTCGGCATCTACTTCGCCATCGCCACCCTGGCCTTCAGCGAGATCGCCCGCACCCTGGTGCTCAAAGCCCCCGTCACGCTCCTCGGCGGCCCCTGGGGGTACCCCGTGCCGCCCGCGTTCGAAGGCGCCCCGCTCGGCAGCTACTTCCTCGCCGTGGGCGTGTTGGCGCTGGCGGTCGGGGTGAGCCTGATCATGGAGCGCGGCCGCTGGCGCTACGCCACGAGCGCCACGCGCCAGGGGGAGGCGGTGGCGCGGGTGCTCGGCGTGCCGGTGGTCCGCGTCAAGCTCGGGGTGCTCGCGGCCTCGAGCTGCGTCGCCGGGATCGCCGGCGGGGTGTACGGCCTAAAAACGCTCTTCCTCACCCCCTACGACGCCTTCGGCCTCGCCCGGGCCGTCGAGGCCCTGGTCATCCCCATCTTCGGCGGGCTTTACACCACCGCCGGGCCCCTCGTCGGCGGGCTTGTGCTCTCGGCGTTAGAGAACGCCCTGCGCCTTGGGGTGGGCGAGGGGTACCTCGTGGTGTACGGCGCGATCCTGGTCCTCGCGGTCCTCTTCCTTCCCGGAGGGATCGTGCGGCTTTGGAGGCGGCGTGCTTAA
- a CDS encoding ABC transporter ATP-binding protein, producing the protein MRLTVEALEAGYGKAQVLFGVTLEVAEGELVALLGANGAGKTTTLRAVSGLLHPWGGRVRLDGVDLRPLSPARRARMGMGHVPEGRQLFPRMSVEENLILGAAFLAWERRAERLRFAFDLFPRLAERRRQPAGTLSGGEQQMLAIARALMGAPRILLVDEPSLGLAPRLAEEVLFALQTVCREGVGVLLVEQNVALSLEVADRGYVLEHGRIVLEGPAQALRADPRVQQAYLAL; encoded by the coding sequence ATGAGGCTCACGGTGGAGGCGCTCGAGGCCGGGTACGGCAAGGCCCAGGTCCTCTTCGGCGTGACCCTCGAGGTCGCCGAGGGGGAGCTCGTGGCCCTTTTGGGCGCGAACGGGGCGGGCAAGACCACCACCCTGCGGGCGGTCTCCGGCCTGCTGCATCCCTGGGGGGGGCGGGTGCGGCTGGATGGGGTGGACCTCCGGCCCCTAAGCCCCGCCCGGCGGGCCCGGATGGGGATGGGACACGTGCCGGAGGGACGGCAGCTCTTTCCACGCATGAGCGTGGAGGAGAACCTCATCCTGGGGGCGGCGTTCCTCGCCTGGGAACGCCGCGCGGAACGCCTGCGCTTCGCGTTCGACCTCTTCCCCCGCCTGGCCGAGCGCCGCCGGCAACCCGCGGGCACCCTCTCCGGCGGCGAACAGCAGATGCTCGCCATCGCGCGCGCCCTGATGGGCGCCCCTCGGATCCTCCTGGTGGACGAGCCCAGCCTGGGCCTCGCTCCAAGGCTCGCGGAGGAGGTGCTCTTCGCGCTCCAAACCGTGTGCCGGGAGGGGGTCGGCGTGCTCCTCGTGGAGCAGAACGTGGCCCTCTCCCTCGAGGTCGCCGATCGGGGGTACGTCCTGGAGCACGGCCGCATCGTGCTGGAAGGCCCAGCCCAGGCGCTGCGCGCGGACCCTCGCGTGCAGCAGGCGTACCTCGCCCTGTAA
- a CDS encoding ABC transporter substrate-binding protein, translating into MRRITRGLLALGLVTGGLWASTQGANQLEIFSWWTTGGEAAGLFKLYDLYREQHPGVEIINSVVAGGAGSNAKAVLKTRMLGGDPPDSFQVHMGRELIDTWVVTGFMEPIDFLYEEEGWTEVFPEGVLELLQFEGHYYSVPANIHRANVLWYNKPLFERLGLTPPRTFEEFFQVAEALKAEGITPLALGDSGIWASTHLFETVLIGVLGAEGYKGLWTGETDWNGPGVREALEVMSRMLDYVNSDHAARSWDQANDLVIQGQAGMTIMGDWVDADNLAKGFEDAGWAPAPGNAGIYDALSDTFGLPKNAPHRENVIDWLRLIGSKEGQEAFNPLKGSICARTDCDPSLFGPYLQWAMERWQEDTIVPSLAHGAAASEPWVAAINDVMTLFVTNRDVDQAQRLLAQACVDAGVCAR; encoded by the coding sequence ATGCGACGGATCACGCGCGGACTGCTGGCGCTCGGCCTGGTCACGGGCGGGCTATGGGCCAGCACCCAAGGAGCGAACCAGCTGGAGATCTTCTCCTGGTGGACGACCGGCGGCGAGGCCGCAGGGTTGTTCAAGCTGTACGACCTGTACCGCGAACAGCACCCCGGCGTCGAGATCATCAACTCGGTCGTCGCGGGCGGCGCGGGCTCCAACGCCAAGGCCGTCCTCAAGACCCGCATGCTGGGCGGCGACCCCCCGGACTCGTTCCAGGTCCACATGGGTCGCGAGCTCATCGACACCTGGGTCGTTACCGGCTTCATGGAGCCCATCGACTTCCTCTACGAGGAGGAGGGCTGGACCGAGGTCTTCCCTGAAGGCGTCCTCGAGCTGCTCCAGTTCGAGGGGCACTACTACTCGGTCCCCGCAAACATCCACCGGGCGAACGTCCTCTGGTACAACAAACCCCTCTTCGAGCGGCTGGGCCTCACGCCCCCCCGAACCTTCGAGGAGTTCTTCCAGGTGGCGGAGGCCCTCAAGGCCGAGGGCATCACCCCCCTCGCGCTGGGGGACAGCGGCATCTGGGCCTCCACGCACCTGTTCGAGACCGTGCTGATCGGGGTGCTGGGCGCGGAGGGGTACAAGGGCCTGTGGACGGGCGAGACCGACTGGAACGGCCCCGGGGTCCGCGAGGCCCTCGAGGTCATGTCCCGGATGCTGGACTACGTGAACAGCGACCACGCCGCGCGCAGCTGGGACCAGGCGAACGACCTGGTGATCCAGGGCCAGGCCGGCATGACGATCATGGGGGACTGGGTGGACGCGGACAACCTCGCGAAGGGGTTTGAGGACGCGGGCTGGGCCCCCGCCCCGGGCAACGCGGGGATCTACGACGCCCTCTCCGACACCTTCGGCCTGCCCAAGAACGCACCGCACCGCGAGAACGTGATCGACTGGCTGCGCTTGATCGGCTCGAAGGAAGGACAGGAGGCCTTCAACCCCCTTAAGGGCTCGATCTGCGCGCGCACCGACTGTGACCCCAGCCTGTTCGGGCCGTACCTGCAGTGGGCGATGGAGCGGTGGCAGGAGGACACGATCGTCCCCTCGCTCGCGCACGGCGCGGCGGCCAGCGAGCCGTGGGTCGCGGCGATCAACGACGTGATGACCCTCTTCGTCACGAACCGCGACGTGGATCAGGCCCAGCGCCTCCTGGCGCAAGCGTGCGTCGACGCCGGCGTGTGCGCCCGCTAA
- a CDS encoding carbohydrate ABC transporter permease, with protein MRRKWAPVLLILPSAVLLLVFVYGFIAWTAWLSTTNFNDLFVRELKPVGLANYLRLFEHPRFQIDLKNTLTFSLIFIPGCLGLGLAGALLLNSGVRFEGVWRTVFLMPMALSFIVTGVVWRWMMNPSTGLNLLFERLGLGFLANGWYTDPAIGIKAVALAAVWQLSGYTMALYLAGLRAIPRELYEAAEVDGASGWEAFRRITLPLLTPVTLSAIIILGHISLKIFDLVVAIAGSNGGPGFSSDVPAVFMFQTTFQANRFADGSAISIVLLILVSFLVIPYLRWSLRQEVRE; from the coding sequence ATGAGGCGCAAATGGGCACCGGTGCTTCTCATCCTGCCCTCGGCCGTGCTGCTCCTGGTCTTTGTGTACGGCTTTATCGCCTGGACCGCGTGGCTGTCCACAACGAACTTCAACGACCTCTTCGTGCGCGAGCTGAAACCGGTCGGCCTCGCGAACTACCTGCGGCTGTTCGAGCACCCGCGCTTCCAGATCGACCTGAAGAACACCCTGACCTTCAGCCTGATCTTCATCCCCGGCTGCCTGGGGCTCGGCCTCGCCGGCGCCCTCCTCCTCAACAGCGGGGTGCGGTTCGAGGGCGTGTGGCGCACGGTCTTCCTCATGCCGATGGCCCTCTCGTTCATCGTGACCGGCGTGGTCTGGCGCTGGATGATGAACCCCTCGACTGGACTGAACCTCTTGTTCGAGCGGCTGGGTCTAGGGTTCCTCGCGAACGGCTGGTACACCGACCCCGCGATCGGGATCAAGGCCGTGGCCCTCGCCGCCGTCTGGCAGCTCTCCGGGTACACGATGGCCCTGTACCTCGCGGGCCTCCGCGCGATCCCCCGCGAGCTCTACGAGGCCGCAGAGGTGGACGGCGCGAGCGGCTGGGAGGCGTTCCGCCGCATCACCCTGCCCCTCCTCACCCCGGTCACCCTCTCCGCGATCATCATCCTCGGCCACATCTCCCTCAAGATCTTCGACCTGGTGGTGGCCATCGCGGGCAGCAACGGCGGCCCCGGGTTCAGCTCCGACGTCCCCGCGGTCTTCATGTTCCAAACCACCTTCCAGGCCAACCGCTTCGCGGACGGCTCCGCGATCTCGATCGTGCTCCTCATCCTCGTCTCCTTCCTGGTCATCCCCTACCTCCGGTGGAGCCTCCGGCAGGAGGTGCGCGAATGA
- a CDS encoding carbohydrate ABC transporter permease translates to MKRALIYAGLLALAVFYLTPIYVLVVNSLKDFREVSLEAMWQPSDHPTLASFVRAWQGAPETGMRGLGQNFWNSVYLVVPGVFFSVFLGSLNGYVLSLWRFRGSETLFFLLLFGMFIPYQSILIPLVRTLQATGLYGTIPGLVLTHVVYGLPITTLIFRNYYAQLPKDLPEAAQIDGAGILGIYRHIVLPLSAPATVVAVIWQFTQIWNDFLFGVVITNRPTVQPITVALNNLAGSFIVEWNVQMAGALLAALPTLLVYVLMGRYFIQGLLAGSVKG, encoded by the coding sequence ATGAAGCGCGCCCTCATCTACGCCGGGCTCCTCGCACTCGCGGTCTTCTACCTCACCCCGATCTACGTCCTGGTGGTGAACAGCCTCAAGGACTTCCGCGAGGTGAGCCTCGAGGCCATGTGGCAGCCCTCCGACCACCCCACGCTCGCGAGCTTCGTGCGGGCCTGGCAGGGCGCCCCCGAGACCGGGATGCGCGGGCTCGGGCAGAACTTCTGGAACTCGGTGTACCTGGTGGTCCCCGGCGTCTTCTTCTCGGTCTTTTTAGGCTCCCTGAACGGGTACGTCCTCTCCCTGTGGCGGTTCCGCGGGAGCGAGACCCTGTTCTTCCTCTTGCTTTTTGGCATGTTCATCCCGTACCAGTCCATCCTCATCCCGCTCGTGCGCACCCTCCAAGCCACGGGGCTTTACGGCACGATCCCCGGCCTGGTGCTCACGCACGTGGTGTACGGCCTGCCCATCACCACCCTGATCTTCCGCAACTACTACGCGCAGCTTCCCAAGGACCTGCCGGAGGCTGCACAGATCGACGGAGCGGGCATCCTCGGCATCTACCGGCACATCGTCCTGCCCCTCTCCGCGCCGGCCACGGTGGTCGCGGTGATCTGGCAGTTCACGCAGATATGGAACGACTTCCTCTTCGGTGTGGTGATCACGAACCGCCCCACGGTCCAGCCCATCACGGTGGCCCTCAACAACCTCGCGGGCAGCTTCATCGTGGAGTGGAACGTGCAGATGGCGGGCGCGCTCCTCGCGGCCCTGCCCACGCTGCTCGTTTACGTCCTGATGGGCCGGTACTTCATCCAGGGGCTCCTGGCCGGCTCGGTCAAGGGGTGA